A single Heterodontus francisci isolate sHetFra1 chromosome 32, sHetFra1.hap1, whole genome shotgun sequence DNA region contains:
- the LOC137347504 gene encoding probable G-protein coupled receptor 139, translating to MHGSAKGLVFAIYYPVLAVIGVPANLAVIVILSRGRCGLSRCITYYLVSMAVTDLLVIITVVILNRIAGIYFPDSFLSITPVCSLRSALNYAIIDSSVWLTVAFTFDRFMAICCQKLKTKYCTKETATWIIGIVSILSCLKYIFMYFVYEPLYIINNVPWFCSIKSIFYTSPAWTAYDWIHRTLNPCLPFVLILLLNALTVRHILVASRVRRRLRAHSNEETQNDPEMEKRRKSIVLLFAISGSFILLYLVILINFLYVRIAKFSYFSGSNFTESNFILDQSGYMFQLLSSCINPFIYAGTQRKFREELKNGVKYPLSLIVKLFK from the exons ATGCACGGATCAGCAAAAGGtctggtgtttgccatttactatcccgtCCTTGCAGTTATTGGGGTTCCAG ctaacttggcagtgattgtgatcctgtcccgaggaagatgtggtctctccagatgtatcacttactacctggtgtccatggcagtgacggatctcctggtcattatcactgttgtgatattaaaccggattgctggtatttattttCCTGACAGTTTCCTGTCTATCACACCAGTATGTAGTCTCCGTTCTGCCCTAAACTATGCAATCATAgacagttctgtctggttaacagtcgctttcacctttgatcgatttatggccatttgttgccagaagctgaaaacaaaatattgcaccaaggaaaCAGCGACATGGATTATAGGAATTGTGTCTATACTGAGCTGCTTAAAATATATCTTCATGTATTTTGTATATGAACCTTTGTATATAATTAACAATGTACCCTGGTTCTGCAGCATAAAATCAATATTTTATACATCACCAGCATGGACAGCATATGACTGGATTCATCGCACTTTAAATCCTTGTCTCCCATtcgttctgattttactgctcaatgctctgactgtcagacacattctagtggcCAGCAGagtacgcaggagactccgggcccacAGCAATGAAGAGACTcagaatgacccagagatggagaagcggagaaagtctatcgttttactcttcgccatctcgggcagtttcatcctgttatatttggTAATTCTCATAAATTTCCTTTATGTCCGAATTGCGAAATTTAGTTACTTTTCCGGTTCCAATTTCACTGAATCAAACTTTATTCTGGACCAAAGCGGATACATGTTTCAGCTTTTGAGTTCCTGCATCAATCCATTCatttatgcagggacccagagaaaattcagagaggagttaaagaatggagtgaaatatccactcagtctaattgttaaattgtttaaATGA